GAATTGAAAGAATTAAGCGCTAAAAAGCCTACCAACCCAATTGCCAGATTAAGGACGAAGAAAGCACTGAATTTACGGTTGTTGCGGATTTCTCGCCAAGCCAGTTTAAACCAGATCTGCATAGGCCTTTGATCAAAGAAAAGAGAAAGAAAATGAGAGGATTATCAAAACGTTGATTTTAAACACCCTTACGCCGACAGCGCTCACTGCAGTAACGAACCTGGTCCCAATCACGGACCCATTTTCGCCTCCAAATAAATGGACGCTGACAAACAGGGCAAATTTTCTGGGGCAGGTTAGGCTTTTTGTGTGGCACGGTAGATAAGTAATCAGAATAGCATGAAAATGTGGGATTGTTTTGAGAAAATAAATAAACATTTTCTGCAACGCTCAGACCCCCGAAACATGTGGGTATTTGCGTTGCATCTTGGAAGGGGTCTTGTATCTTGCTGCTTTTAAAAACCTTCAATAACTTGCTAACTGTCTTCCCTGTCACCTCGGAGCATTGATTGAACGAACCAGCTGCCCATCTCAAATCGCTTGTCCGTACGATTCCTGACTTTCCAAAACCTGGAATACTCTTCAGAGACATCACGACCTTGCTGAGTAACCCTGCTGCATTTCAGGAGACTCTTCAGCTGCTGGTCAGTCGCTATCGTAATGCAGAGCTTCACGGTATCTGTGGCATTGAATCAAGGGGCTTTCTCATCGGTGCTCCACTCGCCTTGGAATTGGGGATCGCCTTCGTGCCTATTCGTAAATCTGGGAAACTCCCTGCGGCTGTCGAACGGGTTGAATACTCGCTGGAGTATGGAATGGACTCTTTGGAAATTCATAAAGATGCGCTTCAACCAGGTCAGCGAGTACTCCTGGCAGACGATCTTTTGGCAACAGGTGGAACAATTTCTGCGGCAGCGCAGCTTGTTCATCGATTGGATACTATCGTTCATGAAGCTGCTTTCATCATAGAATTGGAAGGCCTTGGTGGTCGAGAGAAACTGTCATGCCCAGCCTTTTCATTGATGCGCTTCACAGAGGAGTGATGGCAGATTCGTTCAAAAAGATCTGTGATTGGGTAGAAGTGAAAAAGCGCATAGAGAGTTGGAAACAAGCTGGGCAAAAGATTGGTTTTACGAACGGTTGCTTTGATATTTTGCATGCAGGCCATGTCCACTACTTGCAAGATTCATCAGCTCAAGCTGACAAATTGATTGTGGGGTTAAATTCCGATGCCTCTGTTCAAACCTTGAAAGGAAGCAGCCGTCCAATTGTACCAGAAGAAGACCGAGCATATGTCCTCAGCGGGCTGGAAGCGGTTGCTGCTGTAGTAATCTTTGAAGAGGAAACTCCATTTGAGCTTATAGAATGGCTAGAACCGGATTTGCTGATGAAGGGGGGTGACTACAAAGCTGAAGAGATCGTGGGTTACGACTCCGTCACAAAAAGAGGAGGGGTAGTGAAGGTATTGCCTTTTCTGGATGGCCGCTCAACGACAAATATCGTTCAACGTATCAGAGAACTGACAACATGATCATCGTTACTGGAGGAGCTGGTTTTATTGGCAGCAACCTGATCTGGGGACTCAACCAGATTGGTATTGAAGACATTCTTGTGGTGGATAATCTGTCTCAAGCCGATAAGCATCAAAATTTAAATTCCCTAAAGATTGCTGATTTTCTTGATAAAGAAGACTTCCTAGCTGAATTGCCGAAATTAGAGAATGTACAGACCATTTTTCACCAAGGTGCCTGCTCCTCGACTACGGAAACAGACGGACGCTACATGATGGAGAACAACTATCAGTTCTCTAAAACCTTGCTGCACCACTCTCTGGAAAACAAGATCAACTTCCTCTATGCCTCCAGCGCTTCAGTTTACGGAGATGGAAGCGCAGGATTTCGTGAAGAGAGAACCTGTGAGTGGCCTCTCAACGTTTACGCATTCTCCAAATTCTCCTTTGACAACTACGTTAGGCGGCGGTTATCCCAAGCTTCTTCACAGGTTTTGGGCCTGCGCTATTTCAATGTCTATGGCCCCCAGGAAAACCACAAAGGCAAGATGGCTTCTGTTGCTTTCCACCTCTTTGGCCAACTAGCCCAAGGTCAGAAAATGAAATTGTTTGCAGGAAGCGAGGGCTTTCGGCGTGATTTCATCTTCGTAGATGACATTGTGCAAATGAACCTGCATTTCTACCAGACCAAGGGCAGTGGAATCTTTAATGCGGGTACAGGGAAAGCAAGAAGTTTCCAAGACATCGCTACCATATTGCAACAGCTTGAACCAGCAGGACAGATCGAAATCATACCGTTCCCCGATCACCTCCAAGGCAAATATCAGGAATTTACTGAAGCCGACACGGATCTTCTATGTAAAGCAGGTTATAAGCGTCCAATGATTTCGTTGGAAGACGGAGTACGTCAATACTATGATCTCTGGAAGCGAACTGGAGGCTACCGTCGGGACTAAATCTATGACTTCATTTCCAAAGATCAATGCCATCTTGTACGACATGGATGGGCTGCTGCTGGATACAGAAAACTTCTACACCGATGTGACACAACAGATTGTCTCGCGATA
This genomic window from SAR324 cluster bacterium contains:
- a CDS encoding DUF2256 domain-containing protein, whose amino-acid sequence is MPHKKPNLPQKICPVCQRPFIWRRKWVRDWDQVRYCSERCRRKGV
- a CDS encoding adenine phosphoribosyltransferase; its protein translation is MNEPAAHLKSLVRTIPDFPKPGILFRDITTLLSNPAAFQETLQLLVSRYRNAELHGICGIESRGFLIGAPLALELGIAFVPIRKSGKLPAAVERVEYSLEYGMDSLEIHKDALQPGQRVLLADDLLATGGTISAAAQLVHRLDTIVHEAAFIIELEGLGGREKLSCPAFSLMRFTEE
- the rfaE2 gene encoding D-glycero-beta-D-manno-heptose 1-phosphate adenylyltransferase, which gives rise to MADSFKKICDWVEVKKRIESWKQAGQKIGFTNGCFDILHAGHVHYLQDSSAQADKLIVGLNSDASVQTLKGSSRPIVPEEDRAYVLSGLEAVAAVVIFEEETPFELIEWLEPDLLMKGGDYKAEEIVGYDSVTKRGGVVKVLPFLDGRSTTNIVQRIRELTT
- the rfaD gene encoding ADP-glyceromanno-heptose 6-epimerase; protein product: MIIVTGGAGFIGSNLIWGLNQIGIEDILVVDNLSQADKHQNLNSLKIADFLDKEDFLAELPKLENVQTIFHQGACSSTTETDGRYMMENNYQFSKTLLHHSLENKINFLYASSASVYGDGSAGFREERTCEWPLNVYAFSKFSFDNYVRRRLSQASSQVLGLRYFNVYGPQENHKGKMASVAFHLFGQLAQGQKMKLFAGSEGFRRDFIFVDDIVQMNLHFYQTKGSGIFNAGTGKARSFQDIATILQQLEPAGQIEIIPFPDHLQGKYQEFTEADTDLLCKAGYKRPMISLEDGVRQYYDLWKRTGGYRRD